A single genomic interval of Nostoc commune NIES-4072 harbors:
- a CDS encoding serine hydrolase, whose amino-acid sequence MSESSDELTAFSRRQPLNRRQPPQKVQKVVKKKVKANSQQQAANGREAALTRPKNPSSPPPIPGATRRVKSGLVMPTAVKPIPSVKGKIPPFRPGAVMVKTVRMEKPKRGLRSSRKTQLKPMAKTLLYIVRLLIVGVGMGAIVGTALSVLDPANRISTTSAPQSNSNVVRSQPQPTQTPTVAASSLYLSQEISSLKSAVQNLAATNPNLTPGVFLLDLDTGNYVDINASTSFPAASTIKVPILIAFFQDVDAGKIRLDEMLTMQQDMVAGGSGTLQRQPAGTQYAALEVATKMITVSDNTATNMLIARLGGIDALNQRFRTWGLTTTTIRNQLPDLQGTNTTTPRELGNLMAIVSQGNLVSMPSRDLMLDILRRTQRDTLLPSGLGTGARVYHKTGDIGTMLADAGLIIVPTGKRYIASVMVQRPNNDPRAEKLISSISSVSYQEFSQNSVTPNSTTSIIPVNGYQPPVVSPGLTNNTTGTVPMSVYQPSVVNPVPNSMGSTVPPNGYQSPVMNPQYYPPR is encoded by the coding sequence GTGTCAGAGTCAAGTGACGAACTAACAGCTTTCTCGCGGCGTCAACCCTTAAATCGCCGCCAACCGCCACAAAAAGTTCAAAAAGTGGTAAAGAAGAAAGTTAAAGCTAACAGCCAGCAACAAGCTGCCAATGGACGAGAAGCGGCGCTAACACGCCCAAAAAATCCGAGCAGTCCTCCCCCAATCCCTGGTGCTACACGTAGGGTAAAATCGGGGTTAGTCATGCCAACGGCAGTAAAACCAATACCTAGTGTGAAGGGCAAAATTCCTCCCTTTCGACCAGGTGCTGTAATGGTGAAAACAGTGCGGATGGAAAAGCCAAAAAGAGGCCTGCGTTCATCAAGGAAGACGCAGTTAAAGCCAATGGCCAAAACCTTGTTATATATTGTACGGTTGTTGATTGTGGGTGTTGGCATGGGTGCAATTGTTGGCACAGCATTGTCAGTATTAGACCCCGCTAATCGCATCAGCACAACTTCTGCGCCGCAATCTAATAGTAATGTAGTGCGATCGCAGCCACAACCTACCCAAACTCCCACAGTTGCAGCTTCAAGTCTATACTTATCCCAGGAAATTAGCTCTTTGAAAAGTGCTGTGCAAAATTTGGCGGCGACCAACCCAAATCTTACACCCGGAGTTTTCTTATTAGATTTAGATACTGGTAATTATGTAGATATCAATGCCTCTACCAGTTTTCCGGCAGCTAGCACAATTAAAGTGCCGATTTTGATTGCCTTTTTCCAGGATGTAGACGCGGGGAAAATTCGCCTTGATGAAATGCTGACCATGCAACAGGATATGGTTGCTGGCGGTTCGGGAACTCTGCAACGCCAACCAGCCGGAACCCAGTACGCCGCTCTGGAAGTCGCTACAAAAATGATTACCGTCAGTGATAACACGGCGACAAATATGCTGATTGCACGACTGGGAGGAATAGACGCTTTAAACCAGCGTTTCCGCACTTGGGGATTAACAACCACAACAATTCGTAATCAACTCCCGGATTTGCAAGGGACAAACACCACTACTCCGAGGGAATTGGGGAATTTGATGGCGATTGTGAGTCAGGGAAATTTAGTGAGTATGCCATCACGGGATCTCATGCTCGATATCTTGCGTCGCACCCAGAGAGACACTTTGCTACCATCCGGTTTGGGAACAGGCGCGAGAGTATACCACAAAACGGGCGATATTGGTACTATGCTGGCAGATGCAGGTTTAATTATTGTTCCAACTGGCAAACGCTACATAGCCTCTGTCATGGTACAACGCCCCAATAATGACCCTCGCGCCGAAAAATTGATTAGCTCAATTTCTAGTGTTAGCTACCAAGAATTTAGCCAAAATTCTGTCACACCCAACAGTACCACAAGCATAATACCCGTAAATGGTTATCAGCCTCCTGTTGTAAGTCCTGGTTTAACTAACAATACAACGGGCACTGTACCTATGAGCGTTTATCAGCCCTCTGTTGTGAATCCTGTACCCAACAGTATGGGAAGTACAGTACCCCCAAATGGTTATCAATCTCCAGTTATGAATCCGCAGTATTATCCCCCAAGATAA
- a CDS encoding tetratricopeptide repeat protein: MPDSLPLRDRYLALIDEIVETTLKGKISSVEMVYQMLLKGITSGTGEVFELALSDRLNALQNQVDSEKDELKKAKATRSLRAIKTIQSQWQRWQEQNKTTEAIASAVTEITTAPADERLAVFLRVTDPNQKYPLNLQQLQQLSKALQQFAQADADLQQFSEGITRGLASWQRLQDNLLSWMYEQKESLGFGGVPGERGPWASWAKQLNSELPQALLRTLAMEESAIEFAERQRGITLRDWVEMALILQYLQRGLISWFDQQAYDIKAGPKLSISTFLTFAVIWSQLASGFGSIGKVYSDACSQIMLQILRTFAQRPYFPFYGGIFASFTGTYLRDALDYLDEPLRRGEGTQEKARILTLLGYSQRALGQYQRSIDFHQQALEIARNAGDRACEIANLNHLSRTYVQQQNYTEAINYSQRALILSRQAGDRTGEANALVNLGYSEVMQAQELENLEPETYQAAINYLEQGLKLSEKLGDIQSKALCVSSLGIAYLVIGEHQSAIKYLEDGFKTAQVSGDLYLQGRNLAYLAEAYYHLQNSEKTVYTGCLGMYLLEQIASSEWRQPAGLLTILQGQIGAEAFQKFLQQHRPKMIAVIGVDGYDHIPQLLEEYKQDI, translated from the coding sequence GTGCCAGACTCTTTGCCATTGCGCGATCGCTATCTTGCCTTAATCGATGAAATTGTCGAAACCACCCTCAAGGGCAAAATTAGCTCTGTTGAGATGGTATACCAAATGCTGCTTAAAGGAATTACTTCCGGTACAGGGGAAGTTTTTGAGCTAGCTTTGAGCGATCGCTTGAATGCTCTCCAAAATCAAGTCGATAGTGAAAAAGACGAACTCAAAAAAGCTAAGGCTACTCGCAGTTTGAGAGCCATTAAAACTATTCAAAGTCAATGGCAACGCTGGCAAGAGCAAAACAAAACCACAGAAGCGATCGCCTCCGCAGTTACAGAAATTACCACAGCTCCTGCTGACGAGCGCCTGGCGGTATTTTTACGGGTTACTGATCCCAATCAGAAGTATCCGCTAAATTTGCAACAGCTACAGCAATTATCAAAAGCATTACAGCAATTTGCCCAGGCAGATGCTGATTTACAACAATTTTCCGAAGGGATTACCCGTGGTTTAGCTTCTTGGCAGCGATTACAAGACAACTTGCTCAGTTGGATGTACGAGCAAAAAGAATCTTTGGGATTTGGCGGCGTACCGGGAGAACGTGGCCCTTGGGCAAGTTGGGCGAAACAACTTAACAGTGAGTTACCCCAAGCACTGCTTCGCACCTTAGCTATGGAAGAATCTGCAATAGAGTTTGCCGAGCGACAACGGGGGATCACCCTTAGAGATTGGGTGGAAATGGCATTGATTTTACAGTACTTGCAACGGGGACTAATTAGTTGGTTTGACCAACAAGCTTACGATATTAAGGCCGGGCCAAAGTTGTCCATTTCCACCTTTTTGACCTTTGCAGTGATTTGGAGTCAGCTAGCAAGTGGTTTTGGGAGTATTGGGAAAGTATACAGCGATGCCTGTTCTCAAATCATGCTCCAGATTTTGCGAACCTTTGCCCAGCGTCCATATTTTCCCTTTTACGGCGGGATTTTTGCCTCTTTTACAGGCACTTATTTGCGAGATGCTTTAGATTATTTGGATGAACCATTGCGACGAGGCGAGGGAACCCAAGAAAAGGCACGGATTTTGACACTTTTAGGCTATTCTCAGCGTGCTTTGGGACAATACCAGCGTTCTATTGATTTTCATCAGCAGGCATTAGAGATAGCCAGAAATGCAGGCGATCGCGCCTGTGAAATTGCCAATCTCAACCACCTCAGCCGTACATACGTGCAACAGCAAAATTATACTGAGGCAATTAACTACAGTCAACGAGCATTGATATTGAGTCGGCAAGCAGGCGATCGCACAGGAGAAGCAAACGCGCTGGTCAATTTAGGTTACAGCGAAGTCATGCAAGCTCAGGAATTGGAAAACTTAGAACCAGAAACATACCAAGCTGCAATTAACTATTTGGAACAAGGTTTAAAATTATCAGAAAAATTAGGCGATATTCAAAGTAAAGCCTTATGTGTCAGTAGCTTAGGAATTGCCTATCTAGTAATTGGAGAACACCAAAGTGCAATTAAATATCTTGAAGATGGCTTTAAAACAGCGCAAGTTTCCGGTGATTTGTATCTCCAAGGGCGTAACTTAGCTTATTTAGCAGAAGCTTATTATCATCTACAAAACTCTGAAAAAACTGTTTATACAGGCTGTTTGGGAATGTATCTTTTGGAGCAAATTGCTTCTAGTGAGTGGCGTCAACCAGCAGGGTTGCTAACAATTTTACAAGGACAAATAGGGGCAGAAGCTTTCCAAAAGTTTTTACAGCAACATCGCCCAAAAATGATTGCAGTTATCGGTGTAGATGGATATGATCACATTCCGCAATTATTAGAAGAATATAAACAAGATATCTAA
- a CDS encoding RNA methyltransferase, producing the protein MSLAGLRIVLVEPAGPINIGAIARVMKNFGLYNLVLVNPQCDPLSTEALMMAVHAQEIIESAVSVPTLPEALHGCVRAIATTGRVRSWETPLENPRTALPWLLEEPEKPAALIFGREDRGLSNEELNYAQRFVAIPTSPDYVALNLATAVAICCYELSQCTQQPDIKTLTQTELAPLDVVEGYYQQLESLLLKIGYVYPHTAASRMAKFRQIYNRAHLKTGEVYMLRGILQQVEWALKNQRDGENL; encoded by the coding sequence ATGAGCTTGGCTGGATTAAGAATTGTGTTGGTAGAGCCAGCTGGGCCGATAAATATCGGAGCGATCGCCAGGGTAATGAAAAATTTCGGGCTATATAATTTAGTATTAGTGAACCCCCAATGCGATCCGTTATCGACGGAAGCTTTGATGATGGCTGTTCATGCTCAGGAAATTATCGAATCTGCGGTATCAGTGCCGACTTTACCAGAAGCATTGCATGGATGTGTACGGGCGATCGCTACTACTGGTCGCGTTCGCAGTTGGGAAACACCCTTAGAAAACCCGCGCACTGCACTACCCTGGTTACTGGAGGAACCAGAAAAACCCGCAGCACTGATTTTTGGCAGGGAAGACCGGGGATTAAGCAATGAAGAATTAAATTATGCACAAAGATTTGTTGCCATTCCTACGAGTCCAGATTATGTAGCCCTAAACTTGGCTACCGCCGTAGCAATTTGCTGTTATGAATTGTCACAATGTACCCAGCAACCTGACATTAAAACCTTAACCCAAACTGAACTCGCCCCCTTAGATGTTGTGGAAGGATACTATCAGCAATTAGAATCATTATTATTAAAAATTGGTTATGTATATCCCCATACGGCAGCTAGTCGCATGGCAAAATTTCGCCAAATATATAATCGCGCTCATCTCAAAACAGGAGAAGTATACATGCTGCGTGGAATTTTGCAGCAAGTAGAATGGGCCCTTAAAAACCAGAGGGATGGTGAAAACTTGTAA
- a CDS encoding alpha/beta hydrolase, which produces MTIFLFCVMKYFYRLLISLSGCLIFLLLHSGLGSLPSLAAEKVTVRYGLFERSIPVADIRNYGENQKASADLQSFLDYLSAKEKQKFQDALQVKMSLDIVALDKLINTGMGKQILSFASQAIARRDQASIQALRSAIIIGAKSPEGLGLVSFLAAYPSNQLVIDVSKISKLVGMANSSSGSADAPPKDNVSSSPFGKIALQYQILAAQNKQFSGCLFGDSVSAELGNTLGNGTFNFGLNGLSTISLLEQLKSLIPTKVTCEKAIIAVGGNDAWYGISDELFSKNLQEAIALVRTMGNKEIFLIPAFYSTVAASSDPTISAPNSRVEQINALINKVAEIEKVPVAATEVAPLYENNVLKENLSSDGDHLNSEGLKIYRQALLQLLQK; this is translated from the coding sequence TTGACTATCTTTTTATTTTGTGTGATGAAATATTTCTATCGTCTTTTAATAAGCCTATCTGGGTGCTTAATATTTTTACTGTTGCACAGTGGACTTGGTTCATTGCCTAGTTTGGCTGCTGAAAAAGTTACTGTCAGATACGGATTGTTTGAGCGATCAATCCCTGTGGCAGATATACGCAACTATGGCGAGAATCAAAAGGCTTCTGCCGATCTGCAATCTTTCCTAGATTATCTCAGCGCGAAGGAGAAACAGAAATTCCAGGATGCCCTTCAGGTAAAAATGTCTCTTGATATTGTGGCTTTAGATAAGCTGATAAATACAGGAATGGGCAAGCAAATTTTATCTTTTGCATCCCAAGCGATCGCCCGTCGCGATCAAGCCAGTATACAAGCCCTACGATCTGCCATTATCATAGGAGCAAAATCACCAGAAGGTCTAGGATTAGTCAGCTTTCTAGCAGCCTATCCCAGTAATCAATTAGTTATTGATGTGTCAAAAATTTCTAAGCTAGTTGGCATGGCAAATTCCTCTTCTGGTTCTGCTGATGCGCCTCCAAAGGACAATGTGAGTTCTTCACCCTTTGGAAAAATTGCACTGCAATATCAAATACTTGCCGCCCAAAATAAACAGTTTTCAGGTTGCTTATTTGGTGATTCTGTTTCGGCTGAACTTGGTAATACTCTTGGGAATGGTACTTTTAATTTCGGGTTAAATGGCTTGAGTACAATCTCATTACTAGAACAACTGAAAAGTTTAATTCCTACCAAGGTTACATGCGAAAAAGCTATTATTGCTGTAGGTGGAAATGATGCTTGGTATGGAATTAGTGATGAGTTGTTTAGCAAAAATCTGCAAGAGGCGATCGCACTTGTCCGCACAATGGGAAATAAAGAGATTTTTCTCATTCCGGCTTTTTATTCAACAGTTGCAGCAAGCTCAGATCCAACTATATCAGCCCCAAATTCTAGAGTTGAACAAATTAATGCTTTGATTAATAAAGTTGCTGAAATAGAAAAAGTGCCAGTTGCAGCAACAGAAGTAGCACCATTGTATGAGAATAATGTTCTTAAAGAGAATTTATCGAGCGATGGTGATCATCTAAACTCAGAGGGCCTAAAAATTTACCGACAAGCATTATTACAACTTCTGCAAAAGTAA
- a CDS encoding DNA-methyltransferase codes for MNQWAFEYQVENIGKSVILHADCFEWLSRIPENSIHAVVTDPPYGVKEYDFDQLLKRANGNGGIWRIPPSFDGHQRAPLPRFTALSPKERLVLKNFFVEWAKLVVRVLRPGGHVFIASNAFLSQLVFSALVEGGLEFRGELIRLVRTLRGGDRPKNAEDEFPHVSSMLRGCYEPWGILRKPIPVGMKLSECLREFQTGGLRRNRDGTPLGDVIASERTPQKERAIANHPSLKPQSFLRQVVYAALPLGEGIIADTFMGSGSTVAAAEAVDVCCIGIERNLDYYEMSCTAIPNLITLETPSQNITDLQLTLW; via the coding sequence ATGAACCAGTGGGCTTTTGAATACCAAGTAGAAAATATAGGTAAATCTGTTATTTTGCACGCAGACTGTTTCGAGTGGCTGAGTAGAATACCAGAAAATAGTATTCATGCAGTAGTTACAGATCCACCTTATGGGGTGAAAGAATATGATTTTGACCAATTGCTAAAAAGAGCAAATGGAAACGGAGGTATTTGGAGAATTCCACCATCATTTGATGGACATCAACGCGCACCTCTACCACGATTTACCGCACTTAGCCCCAAAGAACGTCTAGTTTTAAAAAATTTCTTTGTAGAATGGGCAAAACTAGTAGTACGTGTACTTCGCCCTGGTGGCCATGTTTTTATTGCAAGTAATGCATTTCTTTCCCAGTTAGTTTTCTCTGCTTTAGTTGAGGGCGGTTTAGAGTTTCGTGGAGAATTGATTCGCCTGGTGAGAACACTTCGTGGTGGCGATCGCCCAAAAAATGCCGAAGATGAATTTCCTCATGTGTCTTCCATGCTCAGAGGATGTTATGAGCCGTGGGGTATTTTACGAAAACCAATACCAGTAGGAATGAAACTCAGTGAATGTTTGCGAGAATTTCAAACTGGAGGGTTAAGACGCAACAGAGATGGTACACCTTTGGGTGATGTTATTGCCAGTGAGAGGACACCTCAGAAGGAACGAGCTATTGCAAATCACCCAAGCCTTAAACCACAGTCTTTTTTACGTCAGGTAGTTTATGCTGCACTGCCTTTAGGTGAAGGTATAATTGCTGATACTTTTATGGGTTCTGGTTCGACAGTTGCAGCCGCGGAGGCTGTAGATGTTTGCTGCATTGGTATTGAGCGTAATTTAGATTATTACGAGATGAGTTGCACCGCTATTCCTAACTTGATAACTTTAGAAACCCCTTCCCAGAATATTACAGACTTGCAATTAACGCTATGGTAG
- the dprA gene encoding DNA-processing protein DprA, giving the protein MVEEGAYWLAWAQISGIGPVLLRRLEQHFGTLATAWNASKVQLGEVEGFGFQTLEKVVQQRSRLHPEQLFTKHQQENSHFWTPADADYPRLLLETPSPPPILYYRGEVELQENLGQKPMVGIVGTRQPSEYGIRWTRQISTALAKNGFTVVSGMAEGIDTESHSAAMKAGGRTIAVLGTGVDVIYPHKNRDLYKQILTAGLVVSEYPTKTPPDRTHFPRRNRIIAGLSRAILVMEAPLKSGALITATYANEFGRDVYALPGRVDDHPSQGCLKLLSQGASFILKELDELLTMLGAIPQIDGVEASTVPEQLSLPTLSPELQTVMDAIASEALPFDFLVQQTGMAAGSVSGALLQLELMGLVSQLPGMRYQKS; this is encoded by the coding sequence GTGGTAGAAGAAGGCGCATATTGGCTAGCTTGGGCGCAAATTTCGGGAATTGGCCCGGTATTACTGCGGCGGCTGGAACAGCATTTTGGCACGTTAGCAACAGCTTGGAACGCTAGCAAGGTACAGTTGGGAGAAGTAGAGGGTTTTGGTTTTCAAACACTAGAAAAAGTAGTACAACAGCGATCGCGTTTACACCCAGAACAACTATTTACCAAGCACCAGCAAGAAAATTCTCATTTCTGGACACCAGCAGATGCAGATTATCCCCGCTTACTCCTGGAAACTCCGAGTCCACCGCCGATTTTGTACTATCGCGGTGAAGTTGAACTCCAAGAAAATCTCGGACAAAAACCGATGGTTGGAATTGTCGGAACCCGCCAACCCTCAGAATACGGTATCCGTTGGACTCGCCAAATTAGTACAGCTTTGGCTAAAAATGGCTTTACAGTTGTTTCTGGGATGGCAGAGGGAATTGACACAGAAAGCCACAGCGCCGCGATGAAAGCAGGTGGACGAACAATCGCAGTTTTGGGAACCGGTGTGGATGTCATCTATCCGCATAAAAATCGAGATTTGTACAAGCAGATTTTGACGGCTGGCTTAGTTGTGAGTGAGTACCCCACAAAAACCCCACCAGATCGCACCCACTTTCCCCGCCGTAACCGGATTATTGCGGGTTTAAGCCGCGCCATCCTCGTAATGGAAGCGCCTTTAAAATCTGGTGCTTTAATTACAGCTACTTATGCCAATGAATTTGGTAGAGATGTCTATGCACTGCCTGGTAGGGTAGACGATCATCCATCCCAAGGGTGCTTAAAGTTACTCAGTCAAGGAGCTTCTTTCATCCTCAAAGAATTAGATGAACTGTTAACAATGCTAGGAGCAATACCACAAATTGATGGAGTCGAGGCTTCTACAGTACCAGAACAGTTAAGCTTGCCAACTTTATCGCCAGAATTGCAAACAGTAATGGATGCGATCGCAAGTGAAGCTTTACCCTTCGATTTTCTTGTCCAACAAACCGGCATGGCTGCTGGTTCAGTTTCCGGTGCGTTGTTACAGCTGGAACTTATGGGTTTGGTTTCGCAACTACCAGGAATGCGGTATCAAAAAAGTTAA